In Pocillopora verrucosa isolate sample1 chromosome 13, ASM3666991v2, whole genome shotgun sequence, one genomic interval encodes:
- the LOC131770746 gene encoding uncharacterized protein, protein MSFELEKIPDNDGQSSSSSNETDEDDATLPEPSESFVVNQITKKFEELRQRREDLHKAFVEWIPKRKNTREQLQELATKLHEHHRNVNISTVTGASLGTVGGVLSIAGLIAAPFTFGAGLVVSLVGAGIGGTGGLVMSGSKVVEIILTKLGLKEVQEAIDVDREACAQLQEKLEALENFIYDLAEFLKPLHDDAQLKRELEGSGFTFLQNLASSEFATSPEEKVEFGARFFRVFSSAASVSASAFATAGTLARSAALAGTRVAHVAGSIVSAALLPLDITLLVKSSLELQRGSTSKAVEDIRQILSELECPEEEEIQLMVESFIDEKFTEAYNDDIDKGEDDKGKDDKSKGEDATEKPNNGGANNEILLPEEVYVQVITRFRELDRLGEELVNTFKQWIPKRKRTMEKLEELASKLHQQHINVSKSTIAGASASTVGGILAIAGLIATPFTFGAGLVVSLIGAGIGGTGSLVMSVSKVIEIILAKLGLKDVQRAIDEDKEACTQLQEKLENLERFISDLREIESNGFEFLHNLAGRVYTTSTEEKIDFFARFLRVFSSTASVGAGAFAAAGAFARAGGLAGANLAGGVAGAVLLPLDIYMLVKSSLEVHRGSTTQVVNDLRKLLSELKCPEEDEIQEMVRKFICEKLSEAFNDGVSNEVQRDNGDDLREAETVAI, encoded by the exons ATGAGTTTTGAGTTGGAAAAAATACCCGATAACGACGGACAAAG TAGTTCCTCATCTAATGAAACAGATGAAGATGATGCCACTCTCCCGGAACCGTCAGAATCATTCGTTGTGAACCAAATCACTAAAAAATTCGAAGAATTACGTCAGCGACGAGAAGACCTGCATAAGGCTTTTGTGGAATGGATAccaaagaggaaaaacaccAGAGAGCAACTGCAAGAGTTGGCCACAAAACTTCACGAACATCATAGAAATGTAAATATATCAACCGTCACAGGGGCGTCCTTGGGTACTGTGGGAGGGGTCCTTTCAATTGCGGGTCTCATCGCTGCACCCTTCACCTTCGGAGCCGGGCTCGTAGTCTCACTCGTTGGCGCCGGGATTGGAGGCACGGGAGGTCTGGTGATGTCTGGTTCCAAAGTAGTTGAGATAATTCTCACGAAGTTAGGATTAAAAGAAGTACAAGAAGCCATTGATGTGGACAGGGAAGCTTGTGCGCAACTGCAAGAAAAGTTGGAAGCTCTTGAGAACTTCATCTACGACCTAGCAGAGTTTCTGAAACCTCTTCACGACGATGCACAGTTAAAAAGAGAATTAGAAGGCAGTGGTTTTACATTCCTTCAAAATTTAGCCTCAAGTGAATTCGCGACTTCTCCCGAAGAGAAAGTGGAATTCGGCGCCAGATTCTTCCGGGTTTTTTCGTCCGCGGCGTCAGTCTCGGCCTCAGCGTTCGCTACCGCGGGAACTTTGGCGCGAAGCGCGGCTTTGGCAGGAACACGCGTTGCACACGTGGCCGGTTCAATCGTAAGCGCGGCTCTTCTACCTTTGGACATCACTTTACTAGTGAAGTCGTCTTTAGAGCTTCAAAGAGGCTCAACTTCTAAGGCGGTGGAAGATATCAGGCAGATTTTAAGCGAGTTGGAATGCCCAGAAGAGGAAGAGATTCAACTCATGGTGGAGAGTTTTATCGACGAAAAGTTTACTGAGGCCTATAATGATGACATAGACAAAGGCGAAGATGACAAAGGCAAAGATGACAAAAGCAAAGGCGAAGACGCcacagaaaaaccaaacaatggTGGCGCGAACAATGA AATTTTATTGCCAGAAGAAGTTTATGTCCAAGTCATAACGAGATTCCGAGAATTAGACCGGTTGGGGGAAGAATTGGTTAACACCTTTAAGCAGTGGATACCGAAGAGGAAACGCACTATGGAAAAACTGGAGGAACTTGCATCCAAATTACACCAGCAACATATAAATGTTAGTAAATCGACCATAGCAGGTGCTTCCGCGAGTACCGTAGGAGGAATCCTAGCGATAGCGGGCCTGATCGCCACGCCCTTCACTTTTGGGGCCGGGCTTGTGGTCTCCCTCATTGGCGCCGGAATTGGAGGCACAGGAAGCCTGGTGATGTCTGTTTCCAAAGTAATCGAGATAATCCTCGCAAAGCTAGGATTGAAAGACGTTCAGAGAGCCATTGACGAGGACAAGGAAGCTTGCACGCAGcttcaagaaaaattggaaaaccTTGAGAGGTTCATCTCCGACTTAAGAGAAATAGAAAGCAATGGTTTTGAATTTCTCCACAATCTAGCCGGAAGGGTGTACACAACTTCAACTGAGGAGAAAATAGATTTCTTCGCCAGGTTTTTGCGGGTGTTCTCGTCCACGGCTTCAGTAGGGGCTGGAGCATTCGCTGCTGCTGGTGCCTTCGCTCGAGCTGGGGGTTTAGCGGGGGCCAATTTAGCTGGAGGAGTTGCTGGCGCCGTGCTGTTACCTCTGGATATCTACATGTTGGTGAAATCGTCTTTAGAGGTGCATAGAGGATCGACTACGCAGGTTGTGAATGACCTCAGGAAGTTACTAAGCGAATTGAAATGCCCAGAGGAAGATGAGATTCAGGAGATGGTGCGGAAATTCATCTGCGAGAAGTTAAGTGAGGCCTTTAATGATGGGGTCTCAAACGAAGTACAAAGAGACAACGGTGATGACTTAAGAGAAGCCGAAACTGTAGCGATATAG